In Gopherus flavomarginatus isolate rGopFla2 chromosome 1, rGopFla2.mat.asm, whole genome shotgun sequence, a single genomic region encodes these proteins:
- the CRYAA gene encoding alpha-crystallin A chain produces the protein MDITIQHPWFKRALGPLFPSRLVDQYFGEGLFDYDLLPLFSSTISPYYRHSLFRTLLESGISEVRSDRNKFTILLDVKHFSPEDLSVRIMDDFVEIHGKHNERQDDHGYISREFHRRYRLPSNVDQSAITCSLSADGMLTFSGPKVQSNMDTSYSERPIPVSREEKPASAPSS, from the exons ATGGACATTACCATCCAGCACCCCTGGTTCAAACGAGCTCTTGGACCCTTATTTCCAAGCCGTTTGGTTGACCAGTATTTCGGAGAGGGTCTTTTCGATTATGATCTCCtgcctttgttctcttccaccatCAGCCCCTATTACAGGCACTCTCTCTTCCGCACCCTTCTGGAATCAGGCATTTCAGAG GTAAGGTCTGACCGGAACAAGTTTACAATCCTCCTGGATGTAAAACACTTCTCTCCTGAAGATCTGAGTGTCAGGATTATGGATGACTTTGTGGAAATCCATGGCAAGCACAATGAGAGACAG GACGACCATGGCTACATTTCCCGCGAATTCCACCGCAGATACCGCCTGCCTTCCAACGTGGACCAATCTGCCATCACCTGCTCCCTGTCTGCTGATGGCATGCTGACTTTCTCTGGCCCAAAAGTCCAGTCCAACATGGACACCAGCTACAGCGAGAGACCCATTCCTGTATCCCGAGAGGAGAAGCCTGCCTCGGCTCCTTCTTCCTAG